A DNA window from Deinococcus radiopugnans ATCC 19172 contains the following coding sequences:
- a CDS encoding HpcH/HpaI aldolase/citrate lyase family protein, protein MTSRAVSGPVRSMLYVPGDKPRAIEKARTLDADAVILDLEDAVAPEHKAEARANVRAALLAGGWRVPVLVRVNGLNTEWEHEDREMALLSGASGLVLPKVEDDRAASQLALGCPLWAMIETPAGVLNAPAIAAVPGVAGLLVGANDLARVLRTRPHPERLPLLHALSAVVLAARAHGKLPLDAVFNDVRDPAGFARECEGGRALGFAGKTVIHPDQIAPANAAYGVTDEQARQAQALLDAWAHGRASGKSVVTHGGALVEQMHADEAQEVLTLWAATQQAIQESGAESSH, encoded by the coding sequence ATGACTAGTCGCGCTGTGTCTGGCCCCGTGCGTTCCATGCTGTATGTGCCGGGCGACAAGCCCCGCGCCATCGAGAAGGCCCGTACGCTGGACGCCGACGCCGTGATTCTGGACCTGGAAGACGCGGTGGCCCCCGAGCACAAGGCCGAGGCCCGCGCCAACGTGCGCGCGGCGCTGCTGGCCGGCGGCTGGCGCGTGCCCGTGCTGGTGCGCGTCAACGGCCTGAACACCGAATGGGAACACGAGGACCGCGAGATGGCGCTGCTGTCGGGCGCGTCCGGGCTGGTGCTGCCCAAGGTGGAGGATGACCGCGCCGCCTCGCAGCTGGCGCTGGGCTGCCCGCTGTGGGCCATGATCGAGACGCCGGCGGGCGTGCTGAATGCCCCGGCCATCGCCGCCGTGCCGGGGGTAGCGGGCCTGCTGGTGGGGGCCAATGACCTGGCCCGCGTCCTGCGGACGCGCCCGCACCCGGAGCGGCTCCCGCTGCTGCACGCCCTGTCGGCGGTGGTGCTGGCCGCCCGCGCCCACGGCAAGCTGCCGCTGGACGCCGTATTCAACGACGTGCGCGACCCGGCCGGGTTTGCCCGCGAATGCGAAGGGGGGCGCGCATTGGGCTTCGCCGGCAAGACCGTGATTCACCCGGACCAGATTGCCCCGGCCAACGCCGCCTACGGGGTGACCGACGAGCAGGCGCGGCAGGCCCAGGCGTTGCTGGACGCCTGGGCACACGGACGGGCCAGCGGCAAGAGCGTCGTCACCCACGGCGGCGCCCTGGTCGAGCAGATGCACGCCGACGAGGCGCAGGAGGTGCTGACGTTGTGGGCGGCCACCCAGCAGGCCATTCAGGAGAGCGGGGCGGAAAGCAGCCACTGA
- a CDS encoding NAD(P)/FAD-dependent oxidoreductase, whose amino-acid sequence MPAKPDVLIVGAGLAGLALAHDLQGRGLGVRVLDKSRGVSGRAATRRTPPPEARLDHGARYFTARHPRAVALAEGGVQAGWNRVWTQGFAAWEDGQITPPPQDGHPRYAPPLGMSTLGRELARGLEVQTGLEVSSLERLPGGWRVHSRDGVAGEAARLVLNLPASQALALLDPLLLDDTDDLDPLNTAAERLRRVEYAPCWAAGVVLDTDIGAGWPALALKNHPVLDWIAREHTKRAPGHPPALMLQASAGWSRAHLEGRPDEVLPHLLAAAADVLGQTLRPVHAFAHRWRYATPVLRAPGPCLWDAVLNLGLCGDGFTPDKHGARVEAALLSGWALATRMGSDD is encoded by the coding sequence ATGCCCGCTAAACCGGACGTGCTGATCGTCGGTGCGGGGCTGGCCGGGCTGGCACTGGCCCACGACCTACAGGGCCGGGGCCTGGGCGTGCGCGTGCTGGACAAGTCGCGCGGGGTCTCGGGCCGCGCGGCCACCCGCCGCACCCCGCCCCCGGAAGCCCGGTTGGACCACGGCGCACGCTATTTCACCGCCCGGCACCCCCGCGCCGTGGCGCTGGCCGAGGGCGGCGTGCAGGCCGGCTGGAACCGGGTCTGGACACAGGGCTTCGCCGCCTGGGAAGACGGCCAGATCACGCCGCCACCGCAGGACGGTCACCCGCGCTATGCCCCGCCCCTGGGCATGAGCACGCTGGGCCGCGAGCTGGCGCGCGGGCTGGAGGTCCAGACCGGGCTGGAGGTCAGCAGCCTGGAACGCCTGCCCGGCGGCTGGCGTGTGCATTCCCGCGACGGCGTGGCGGGCGAGGCCGCGCGGCTGGTGCTGAACCTTCCCGCATCGCAGGCGCTGGCGTTGCTGGACCCGCTGCTGCTGGACGACACGGACGATCTGGACCCTCTGAACACGGCGGCCGAGCGGCTGCGCCGCGTGGAATACGCCCCGTGCTGGGCGGCAGGCGTGGTGCTGGACACGGACATCGGGGCCGGGTGGCCTGCCCTGGCCCTCAAAAACCATCCGGTGCTGGACTGGATCGCCCGCGAACACACCAAACGCGCCCCCGGCCACCCGCCCGCGCTGATGCTGCAGGCCTCGGCGGGGTGGTCCCGCGCCCACCTGGAAGGCCGCCCCGACGAGGTACTGCCCCACCTGCTGGCGGCGGCGGCCGATGTGCTGGGCCAGACACTCCGGCCCGTTCACGCCTTCGCCCACCGCTGGCGCTACGCCACCCCCGTTCTCCGCGCCCCCGGTCCCTGCCTGTGGGACGCGGTGCTGAATCTGGGCCTGTGCGGCGACGGCTTTACCCCCGACAAGCACGGCGCGCGCGTGGAGGCCGCCCTGCTCAGCGGCTGGGCGCTGGCGACGCGGATGGGCAGCGATGACTAG